A window from Microscilla marina ATCC 23134 encodes these proteins:
- a CDS encoding TonB-dependent receptor gives MRKYYLIGFICGLLTHVIQAQTPAHLQSNNYKSSRTKNPVKSYTISGLVKDKTNGEVLIGATVYIRSLGKGTATNVYGFYSLTVPKGTYQVICSYIGYQNLVQNIRLESNQKLHLEMSPTSDQLDEIVVTDKKINEHITKVEMSVEKLSMEQIKSMPAFLGEVDVIKSIIALPGVSTVGEGTTGFNVRGGGVDQNLVLLDESIVYNSSHLFGFFSIFNPNSVKDVKLYKGAIPAKYGGRLSSVLDIRQKEGNTKQFSGAGGIGLVSSRLTLETPIVKDKSSLLIAGRRSYADLFLKLSPNEALRKNKAYFYDLNTKFNYTINDNNRLYVSGYFGRDVFGLGDEFNFSWGNTAATIRWNHLFSSKLFSNVSAMFSDYNYSLGVPQGSFAFSWDAGIKSYQLKNDLTWFINSNYTLDFGVSGILYQFQPGKIKFSNALEGVTSLSVEPEKALEMAAYFNSEHKLNNALTLNYGLRYSAFMNMGERKVHTYKEGAPRRDENVVSTRNYSNNEVIQTYQGLEPRIGLRWQLNESNSVKMSYARNRQYIHLISNTTAPIPTDIWKASDSHIPPQIADQVALGYFHNFAHHTFELSAEVYYKKMQNLVDYKNGAELLLNENLETELLSGEGRAYGLELMLKKPTGKLNGWISYTLARTERMVNGAFPEERINNGNYYPADYDKLHNFTMVATYQATKRLSISANFVYNTGRPFTLPDAKYQYSNMTIIDYSGRNQNRIPDYHRLDLSVTLKGKGKPNRKWKGEWVFSLYNVYSRRNAYSIYFSGDGQAQNDATKLSILGSVVPAVTYNFSF, from the coding sequence ATGCGTAAATACTATTTAATAGGATTCATCTGTGGGCTGCTTACCCACGTCATTCAGGCACAAACACCTGCCCATTTGCAAAGCAATAATTACAAATCAAGCCGCACAAAAAACCCGGTAAAGTCTTACACTATCAGTGGTTTAGTGAAAGACAAAACCAATGGAGAAGTGCTCATCGGAGCCACTGTGTACATTCGCAGCCTGGGCAAAGGCACCGCTACCAACGTATATGGCTTTTACTCTTTGACAGTGCCCAAAGGAACGTATCAGGTCATTTGTTCGTACATAGGATACCAAAATTTAGTGCAAAATATTCGCCTGGAAAGCAATCAAAAGCTTCACCTGGAAATGTCGCCAACATCTGACCAACTAGATGAAATCGTAGTGACCGACAAAAAAATCAACGAACACATCACCAAAGTAGAAATGAGTGTAGAAAAACTGAGCATGGAACAAATTAAAAGCATGCCGGCTTTTTTGGGTGAGGTAGATGTCATTAAAAGCATCATTGCCTTGCCAGGGGTAAGCACCGTAGGCGAAGGCACTACGGGGTTCAATGTACGTGGGGGTGGTGTAGACCAAAACCTGGTATTGCTAGACGAGTCTATTGTATATAACTCTTCGCATTTATTCGGTTTTTTCTCTATTTTTAACCCTAACTCTGTCAAAGATGTAAAACTATACAAGGGAGCTATTCCGGCAAAGTATGGAGGACGCCTGTCGTCAGTGCTTGATATTCGTCAAAAAGAGGGCAATACCAAACAGTTTAGCGGTGCGGGGGGCATTGGATTAGTATCTAGCAGGCTGACACTCGAAACACCCATTGTCAAAGATAAGAGTTCTTTGTTGATTGCAGGGCGTCGTTCTTATGCTGACTTATTTCTAAAGTTGTCGCCTAATGAAGCTTTGCGAAAAAACAAAGCCTACTTTTATGACCTCAACACTAAATTTAATTATACTATCAACGACAACAACCGTTTGTATGTATCGGGGTATTTTGGCAGAGATGTATTTGGTTTAGGCGATGAGTTTAATTTTTCATGGGGCAACACAGCAGCCACCATTCGGTGGAATCATTTATTTAGCAGCAAGCTATTTTCTAATGTCAGTGCTATGTTTAGCGACTATAATTATTCGTTGGGCGTGCCTCAAGGCTCGTTTGCGTTTAGCTGGGATGCAGGCATTAAAAGCTATCAATTAAAAAATGACCTTACCTGGTTTATCAACTCTAACTATACCCTCGACTTTGGAGTAAGCGGTATTTTGTATCAGTTTCAGCCAGGTAAAATTAAGTTTAGCAATGCTTTGGAAGGCGTTACCAGTCTTTCGGTAGAGCCAGAAAAAGCCTTGGAAATGGCTGCCTACTTTAATAGTGAACACAAGCTCAACAATGCCTTGACGCTTAATTATGGGTTACGTTACTCAGCATTTATGAATATGGGCGAACGCAAAGTACATACTTACAAAGAAGGAGCTCCACGCCGGGATGAAAACGTAGTAAGTACCCGCAATTATAGCAACAATGAGGTAATCCAGACTTACCAGGGACTTGAGCCTCGCATAGGCTTACGCTGGCAACTAAACGAAAGCAATTCTGTAAAAATGAGTTATGCCCGCAATCGTCAATATATTCACCTCATATCTAATACCACAGCACCTATACCTACTGATATTTGGAAAGCCTCAGACTCACATATTCCACCACAAATTGCCGACCAGGTAGCCTTGGGATATTTTCATAATTTTGCCCACCATACTTTTGAGCTATCGGCAGAGGTATATTATAAAAAAATGCAAAACCTGGTAGACTATAAAAACGGGGCAGAACTATTATTGAATGAAAACCTGGAAACTGAGCTATTGAGTGGCGAAGGACGGGCTTACGGGCTAGAGCTTATGCTGAAAAAACCCACTGGAAAACTGAACGGTTGGATTAGTTATACCCTGGCACGCACCGAAAGAATGGTCAATGGAGCCTTTCCGGAAGAACGTATCAATAATGGAAATTACTATCCGGCAGACTATGACAAGTTGCATAACTTTACAATGGTGGCTACCTACCAGGCAACCAAACGCTTAAGCATATCAGCAAATTTTGTGTACAATACCGGGCGCCCCTTTACCTTGCCTGATGCCAAGTACCAATACTCAAATATGACCATTATAGATTATTCGGGGCGCAACCAAAACCGCATTCCAGACTATCATCGTCTAGACCTTTCGGTAACTTTGAAGGGCAAAGGTAAGCCCAACCGTAAATGGAAGGGTGAGTGGGTGTTTTCGCTATACAATGTATACAGTCGCCGCAATGCTTATTCTATTTATTTCTCTGGCGATGGTCAAGCGCAAAACGACGCTACCAAGCTATCTATTCTAGGATCGGTAGTGCCCGCTGTTACTTATAACTTCTCTTTTTAA
- a CDS encoding DUF6252 family protein, with the protein MNKTRFIQLIALVLLFTTACKKKDVLPQLTRGKVTVKVNGELKTFTLANSYLNEGVLSFGNDAKKELMGFSIPEVKEGVYDMSHEKIITAIYSKNEVDYGATNGILGIGKKGSFRLHITKIANNKISGTFEMTVLPNSGNGNNITITEGVFEDIPKI; encoded by the coding sequence ATGAATAAAACACGATTTATACAACTCATCGCTTTGGTGTTGTTGTTTACTACCGCCTGCAAAAAGAAAGATGTATTACCTCAATTGACCAGGGGTAAAGTAACTGTAAAAGTAAATGGAGAACTTAAAACCTTTACACTAGCAAATTCCTACCTCAACGAAGGGGTCTTGTCTTTTGGTAATGATGCCAAGAAAGAACTTATGGGCTTTAGCATTCCTGAGGTAAAAGAGGGGGTGTATGATATGAGCCACGAAAAGATAATCACTGCTATTTATTCTAAAAATGAAGTAGACTATGGTGCTACTAATGGAATACTAGGCATAGGCAAAAAAGGTAGCTTTAGGCTACATATTACCAAGATTGCCAACAACAAAATATCTGGAACTTTTGAGATGACTGTTTTACCTAACTCAGGTAATGGCAACAACATTACTATCACAGAAGGGGTTTTTGAAGATATTCCTAAAATATAA
- a CDS encoding DUF4249 domain-containing protein → MKRIHSIIAIAIITSFALLSACTDRYPIGELANNSNRLVVEGRFTNATQTHTIYLSRTVAYTAPTPNGSGYPVETGATVTITDDQDNAIPFNETSPGVYITASSGEVGRIYTLNITTSNGKQYSSEPEKMSEVPAIKDLKVRYEDRAIPFEDTTNRVTIISIQSEDLQKSNAYYMWYWKSGQSSQFNTVDSSWNWTYAPGRLISGTEEGFDLAELSDNNTKSFVKVYQTSISQKAYDFLQALNSQSNNNLGPFSTPPAPIRGNIINNNDEKDFALGFFTVSGVHSATVKLE, encoded by the coding sequence ATGAAACGCATACACTCAATAATTGCTATAGCTATAATCACCTCGTTTGCCTTACTAAGTGCTTGTACTGATCGCTACCCCATAGGCGAGCTTGCCAACAACTCAAACCGCCTGGTAGTGGAAGGTCGCTTTACTAATGCCACACAAACGCACACGATTTACTTATCCCGAACTGTGGCGTACACTGCTCCTACGCCTAATGGCAGTGGTTATCCCGTAGAAACTGGAGCTACAGTCACCATCACTGATGACCAAGACAATGCCATTCCGTTTAACGAAACGTCCCCAGGAGTATACATTACAGCAAGTTCTGGAGAGGTAGGTAGAATTTATACCTTGAACATTACCACCAGCAATGGAAAACAGTACAGCTCTGAACCAGAAAAAATGTCGGAGGTTCCTGCCATTAAAGACTTGAAAGTACGCTACGAAGACAGGGCTATTCCTTTTGAAGATACTACCAATCGTGTAACCATTATTAGTATTCAATCCGAGGATTTACAAAAATCTAACGCTTATTATATGTGGTATTGGAAAAGTGGACAAAGCAGTCAGTTCAATACAGTAGATTCATCATGGAACTGGACCTATGCACCAGGTCGTCTTATATCAGGTACTGAAGAGGGCTTTGACCTTGCTGAATTAAGTGACAACAATACTAAAAGTTTTGTAAAAGTATACCAAACCTCTATCAGCCAAAAAGCTTACGACTTTTTACAAGCGCTTAATAGTCAAAGTAATAATAATTTAGGTCCTTTCTCTACCCCACCTGCCCCCATCAGGGGCAATATTATCAACAATAATGATGAGAAAGATTTTGCTTTGGGCTTTTTTACGGTATCGGGAGTTCATTCGGCAACGGTAAAGCTAGAATAA